In Chrysoperla carnea chromosome 2, inChrCarn1.1, whole genome shotgun sequence, the following proteins share a genomic window:
- the LOC123292134 gene encoding uncharacterized protein LOC123292134, with translation MDSYTTKLAVRDSLDDEDLSDVDDEVFIRDGKNGSKLVEDRGVKRPLMAPRRKICKEGIRNRHAPCRIKCVFYCYAVIALVVLLGLIGLTVLIVSIYPLPMDRIRPWFSQSVPRPLSSNLLRPCTSFRVTNMWNVTIPKRSTESSIRTVDVNEDGIQDMILGFQTESGPKPFPYLCTMFFTKQVVCQGGVMALDGNNGELLWEYWTAHPVYYIDCSADLTGDKIMDCIAMGRGGFLCALDGRNGTLIWQFTNKIVKNSIIDYLVGQLIHDQDGDGVVDVIISHTAQKGKIRTGHLVLISGKTGSEIVEIPTPSNRETYYMPQLLKRNIKNNTNSGVNSTREQMSDTVGILFGTGGQDTPGALYVIPLNGFSAGKKHLMKPTLLYQDKHKGILTPAVLVDITGDSTDDIIFSTFNGSVIAMDGVNYKQIWNYTFNNSETSAAIVPGYFNDDNVTDFMVKFNVGNGFPEYFYAQTFLLDGKTGKDLLHKWVIDSGPSDLAGLSISVQNRGLDLFLYWIGVCKGFEDSSDVFDEFNFVLGKSVWAESRADLCQMRFNSTLILKLYALNQYEEPPGILIYSTENANDEYNKSYSSLSEAKRFLDEHPDFEFPILNNRRTNVEIPIDELYGNIENPALYQNGGKPNPAGVSPSNFRHKAPGEGLIRDFSKTDFTKNQPHGSPQHIHIQGDETPSEEWMQSPDWQNEQYPQEGTLPLDPNLSLPEEDIYDDEIDPRNSDRSYLRAQNRDPRSKDKYEELQNSTMPTSNKTENLTNKEPQISPENGSSGVEKRLLKNLNNYDEYANIQNARNRLLHDLSNVPRDILRQSYLENAERELEMISNELENKYRNRNNNKFQQRDLRYRQKNYQQMSSVKKELESMYDERRRESLWDLESEKEQDDKEHGYWRGKREMINYNRYVPKIDSTGVLLEPLKKLDNSIDYVFAKFWIPVQNKAQILLPIDKECIDKKMEAAKWSNDKYHNLEKSTQQDLFIKMCLQKRGIDLSDSIKEISGNSKLDDTRYLNDVIELSLGQLTIQRINIQCDCGPLLDYETCGQILNIQDQRWTEFLGENGKGYFKVSN, from the exons ATGGATTCGTATACCACAAAATTAGCTGTAAGGGATAGTTTAGATGATGAAGATTTAAGTGATGTTGACGATGAAGTCTTTATTAGGGATGGTAAAAATGGATCAAAG cttgtTGAAGACAGGGGCGTTAAACGGCCTCTTATGGCACcaagaagaaaaatttgtaaagaaggTATTCGAAATCGACATGCACCATGTCGGattaaatgtgtattttattgTTATGCTGTAATTGCTTTAGTAGTTCTTTTAG GCTTAATTGgattgactgtgttaattgtaTCTATATATCCTTTACCAATGGATCGGATACGACCGTGGTTCTCTCAATCAGTACCAAGACCACTAAGTTCAAATTTATTAAGGCCATGCACATCATTTCGAGTTACAAATATGTGGAATGTTACAATACCAAAAAGGTCTACAGAATCCTCAATTCGTACTGTGGATGTAAATGAAGATGGTATTCAAGATATGATCCTCGGTTTTCAAACAG agagCGGCCCTAAACCCTTTCCATATTTGTGCacaatgttttttacaaaacaagtaGTGTGTCAAGGTGGTGTAATGGCTTTAGATGGAAATAATGGGGAATTATTATGGGAATACTGGACGGCACATCCCGTTTACTACATAGATTGTTCGGCAGATTTAACGGGTGATAAAATTATGGATTGTATTGCAATGGGCCGCGGAGGT tttttgtgtGCTTTAGATGGGCGAAATGGCACATTAATTTGGCAATTTaccaataaaattgttaaaaattctattattgattatttagtTGGACAATTGATCCATGATCAAGATGGTGATGGAGTTGTTGATGTGATTATTTCACATACGGCccaaaaag GAAAAATTCGTACTGGTCACTTGGTTTTAATATCTGGAAAAACTGGATCAGAAATTGTAGAAATTCCAACACCTAGTAATCGAGAAACTTATTATATGCCCCAATTGTTAAAGcgtaacataaaaaataatacaaattccGGTGTGAATTCGACCAGAGAACAAATGAGTGACACTGTAGGTATTTTATTTGGAACTGGGGGTCAGGATACACCAGGTGCTTTGTATGTGATACCTTTAAATGGATTTTCAGCAGGGAAAAAACACTTAATG aaaccAACGTTACTTTATCAAGACAAGCACAAAGGTATTTTAACACCAGCTGTACTGGTCGACATTACTGGTGACTCTACGGatgatataatattttcgaCATTTAATGGAAGTGTAATTGCCATGGATGgtgttaattataaacaaatttggaattatacttttaataattccGAAACATCAGCAGCAATTGTACCGGGATATTTTAATGACGATAATGTTACAGACTTTATGGTTAAATTTAATGTGGGTAATGGTTTTCCAGAATATTTCTATGCACAg aCTTTTCTATTAGACGGAAAAACAGGAAaagatttattacataaatgggTGATTGATAGTGGTCCTAGTGATTTGGCTGGATTATCTATATCAGTTCAAAATCGTGgattagatttatttttgtattggaTTGGGGTGTGTAAAGGATTTGAAGATTCAAGTGACGTTTTCGACGAGTTTAACTTTGTTTTAG GAAAATCTGTTTGGGCAGAAAGTCGTGCTGACCTATGTCAAATGCGTTTTAATTCAACGTTAATTCTAAAGCTTTACGCTCTTAACCAGTATGAAGAGCCTCcaggaattttaatttattccacAG AAAATGCAAatgatgaatataataaatcataCAGTTCATTATCAGAGGCGAAAAGGTTTTTGGATGAACATCCAGATTttgaatttccaattttaaacaATAGACGTACCAACGTTGAAATACCCATAGACGAATTGtatggaaatattgaaaatccGGCTTTATATCAAAATGGCGGTAAGCCTAATCCTGCTGGTGTATCTCCAAGTAATTTTCGCCATAAGGCACCTGGTGAAGGTTTAATTCGTGATTTTTCTAAAACAGATTTTACAAAAAACCAACCTCATGGATCACCTCAGCATATCCATATTCAA GGTGATGAGACACCTTCTGAAGAATGGATGCAATCACCAGATTGGCAAAATGAACAATATCCCCAAGAAGGCACATTACCTTTGGATCCAAATTTATCATTGCCCGAAGAGGATATATATGATGATGAAATAGATCCTAGAAATTCCGACAGAAGTTATTTAAGAGCACAAAATCGTGATCCCCGTAGTAAAGACAAATATGAAGAATTACAAAATAGTACTATGCCAACCtcaaacaaaacagaaaatttaacaaacaaagaaCCTCAAATTTCACCTGAAAATGGTTCATCAGGCGTTGAAAAacgattgttaaaaaatttaaataattacgatgAGTATGCAAATATACAAAATGCTCGAAATCGTTTGCTGCATGACTTAAGTAATGTACCACGGGATATACTACGTCAATCATACTTAGAAAATGCAGAACGTGAGTTAGAAATGATATCAAATGAATTAGAGAATAAATATcgtaatagaaataataataagtttcaaCAACGTGATTTACGATATCGCCAAAAGAATTATCAACAAATGTCAAGTGTTAAGAAAGAATTAGAAAGTATGTATGATGAACGTAGACGAGAAAGTTTGTGGGATTTAGAAAGCGAAAAAGAACAAGATGACAAGGAGCATGGTTATTGGCGTGGTAAACGtgaaatgataaattataatcGTTACGTACCAAAAATTGATAGCACAG GTGTGTTATTAGAACCGttgaaaaaattagataattcaaTCGACTACGTATTTGCCAAATTCTGGATACCTGTACAAAAtaaagcacaaattttattaccaatCGACAAAGAgtgtattgataaaaaaatggaagCTGCTAAATGGTCAAATG ataaatatcataatttggaaaaatcaaCTCAACaagatttattcattaaaatgtgTCTACAAAAACGTGGAATTGATTTATCTGATTCCATAAAGGAAATTTCTGGAAATAGTAAATTGGATGACACACGATATTTAAATGATGTCATTGAATTGAGTTTAGGGCAACTAACGATACAACGTATTAATATTCAGTGCGATTGTGGACCGTTATTAGATTACGAGACATGTGGACAAATATTGAATATACAAGATCAACGTTGGACGGAATTTTTGGGTGAAAATGGTAAAGGGTATTTCAAAGTGTCAAACTGA
- the LOC123291584 gene encoding m7GpppX diphosphatase, producing the protein MATSDVNDAPASKKIKLDDKNGDKINDEHDDNLVKTLSDFKLEKILSNNSNRKTICIQGSFPGKDGIALLIFEKKSFTDTEFNNDDGYLTENSVLKYVFKNDVYYSYECFPDLVLSGLKTTIIYPATEKHIQKFSQQNIHLVNETVDLYNKITLPHIQKEQFSLDWVYNILDHKSESERIVFEDSDPNIGFILLPDLKWDGKTLETLYLVGIVHCKGLKSLRDLNDSHLPLLRNIYTKGVKAIEDTYNLPASQLRIYLHYQPSFYHLHVHFTYLKYDAPGIFTEKSHLLTNVISNIELIGDYYQRVTLPFVVRENDNLFKKFETEKILKPCPN; encoded by the exons atGGCGACATCTGATGTAAATGACGCTCCTGCttctaagaaaattaaattagatgATAAAAATggtgataaaataaatgatgaacATGATGATAACTTAGTGAAAACATTATCagactttaaattagaaaaaattttatcaaataatagtaATCGTAAAACCATATGTATTCAAGGTTCATTCCCTGGTAAAGATGGTATAGCGTTActaatatttgagaaaaaatcatttactgATACAGAATTTAATAACGATGATGGTTATTTAACTGAAAACagtgttttaaaatatgtgttTAAAAACGATGTGTATTACAGTTACGAATGTTTTCCAGATCTTGTGTTAAGTG GTTTGAAAACAACTATAATTTATCCAGCGACTGAAaaacatattcaaaaattttctcaacaAAATATCCATTTAGTTAACGAAACTGttgatttgtataataaaattacgtTACCTCATATTCAAAAAGAACAATTTTCGTTAGAC tgggtgtataatattttagatCATAAATCTGAATCGGAACGAATTGTTTTTGAAGATTCTGATCCGAATATAGGATTTATTTTACTTCCCGATTTAAAATGGGATGGGAAAACATTAGAAACATTGTATTTGGTTGGAATTGTACATTGCAAGGGGTTGAAATCATTACGTGATTTAAATGATTCTCATCTACCGCTGTTACGAAATATTTATACCAAAGGAGTG AAAGCAATTGAAGACACATATAATCTTCCAGCATCGCAGCTaagaatttatttacattatcaaccatcattttatcatttacatgtccattttacatatttaaaatatgacgcCCCcggaatatttacagaaaaatcgCATTTGTTAACCAACGTTATAAGTAACATTGAATTAATTGGTGATTATTATCAACGTGTTACTCTACCATTTGTTGTACGTGAAaacgataatttatttaaaaaatttgaaactgaaaaaatattaaaaccatGTCCGAATTAA